The proteins below are encoded in one region of Leisingera thetidis:
- a CDS encoding amidohydrolase has product MTEQHDIARWLIDNSSRFIGVADDIWATPEICFQEIKSSKIQADDLEADGFDITWGAGGLPTAFVASWSNGSGPVIGFIGEYDALPGLSQKIQQSKEALEDGANGHGCGHNLLGTGALASAAALKAWMISTGQTGTLRYYGCPAEEVGFGKVYMARDGAFDDLDAAFNFHPGWSNYPVRGTFLGARSIHYRFKGRASHAGTAPHLGRSALDAVELMNIGTNYLREHVEDYVRLHYQITDGGKSPNIVPDTASVLYLAKSLYPAEVEDLVSRLNDIAKGAALMTGTRFEAEVESGTSCLINNQALADLQYEKMQELGTIDFNEAEMEFAAKINSDYPPGGADFQRRILNLPPASNYAPLIWETYDQVDTGKIHHASTDVAEVGWRTPLLHDPHHLLAPERIAAFLGGRRIGRHEHRAQGHDVCGNGDGAGRSRAD; this is encoded by the coding sequence ATGACCGAGCAACATGACATCGCCCGGTGGCTGATCGACAACAGCAGTCGGTTCATCGGCGTAGCTGACGATATCTGGGCGACCCCGGAGATTTGCTTTCAGGAGATCAAATCGTCAAAGATCCAGGCTGACGATCTGGAAGCGGACGGGTTCGACATCACTTGGGGTGCGGGCGGACTGCCCACCGCTTTTGTGGCCAGCTGGTCCAACGGATCCGGTCCGGTCATCGGATTTATCGGCGAATATGACGCACTGCCGGGACTGTCACAGAAAATTCAGCAGTCGAAGGAGGCGCTGGAGGACGGCGCAAACGGTCATGGCTGTGGCCACAACCTACTCGGCACGGGCGCGCTTGCCTCTGCTGCGGCGCTGAAGGCTTGGATGATTTCCACCGGGCAAACAGGGACGCTCCGCTATTACGGCTGCCCTGCGGAAGAGGTGGGGTTCGGTAAGGTTTACATGGCCCGCGACGGCGCCTTTGACGATCTGGACGCGGCGTTCAACTTCCACCCCGGCTGGTCCAACTACCCGGTGCGGGGCACCTTCCTGGGCGCGCGGTCGATCCACTACCGGTTTAAGGGGCGGGCTTCCCATGCAGGCACCGCGCCGCATCTGGGACGCTCCGCGCTCGACGCGGTGGAGTTGATGAATATCGGCACGAACTACCTGCGCGAACATGTCGAGGATTATGTGCGCCTGCATTACCAGATCACCGATGGCGGCAAGTCCCCGAATATCGTGCCGGATACCGCATCCGTCCTTTACCTCGCCAAATCGCTCTACCCGGCGGAGGTCGAGGATTTGGTGTCTCGGCTGAACGATATCGCCAAAGGTGCCGCGCTGATGACCGGCACCCGTTTCGAGGCCGAGGTGGAAAGCGGCACTTCCTGCCTCATCAACAATCAGGCACTGGCCGATCTGCAATATGAGAAGATGCAGGAGCTTGGTACGATTGATTTCAATGAGGCGGAAATGGAATTCGCCGCCAAGATCAACTCAGATTATCCGCCCGGTGGCGCCGATTTCCAGCGCCGGATCCTGAACCTGCCCCCTGCGTCAAACTATGCGCCGCTAATTTGGGAGACATACGATCAGGTCGATACCGGCAAAATCCACCATGCCTCCACCGACGTGGCTGAGGTCGGCTGGAGAACGCCGCTTTTGCATGATCCGCACCACCTGCTGGCCCCTGAACGCATCGCCGCATTCCTGGGGGGTCGTCGCATCGGGCGGCATGAGCATCGGGCACAAGGGCATGATGTATGCGGCAACGGTGATGGCGCTGGCCGCAGCCGAGCTGATTGA
- a CDS encoding TRAP transporter permease translates to MTVLDEGGQFNERRITVWLGLVLVLLVMVNNLPNIPGLLDLVRSIPGFADIQQISKFDPSVFFPMVFFLMMIIALTVSSFSSSWRLESRPKFYLGVFLDTLMFVTTVALCLVYWIEHPDICLIDQLNGERARLMAENLARAEEYRELFGTDPVADMPECVTTLGNWILPFFLVCTAVFFLFIIKMWGFPIVVVALLALAYTVITSLIWYFGLSDNPYLTTAIGSAIEEERSYSTAIAAARNAIILESNGVLGQFLNIIVNTVFPYIVLGALFGASAGGQSLIRMAVAATYRLRGGSAHAAIVGSAAFGTISGGPVVNVLGTGTLTIPMMQKAGYSGRFAGGVEAAASTGGQIMPPVMGVAAFVLASLSGVPYSEVIVAAFLPAVAYFLSMFLTVMFQARKSGIEAIGELTEDQKINRQDLLNLVMIFVPILIILFLLLTGKDEVSTGFLARLIGYDAASGAPMPWILELIRNGAGDPDSTGFWAVVVLFGLLFLDPGVRAVPAKLLDALSQAGILAARMYLLLIAVTVIDICNNFTNFTGLLTIDVLNWLKTADVFQVFGLEVHMGGSAYLMLVLVVAMCVTILLGMGMPTLPAYVNVILLVGPLLVALGTSVFTAHLFVFYFAVASAITPPVAIAAYAASTISKSEPMATGIAAVRAGIVVFTIPFVFAFYPEILLIDYAQLAPGTGSETGSVYLDGYDGTIDTLSLVWLLLRLVLALYLVSSALAGFERAKLARWEIWLRLAVAGAVLFKTHEIQIAALILAGLALAWHWRQAGKTSNTGQNRWEAP, encoded by the coding sequence ATGACGGTTCTTGATGAAGGCGGGCAGTTTAACGAGAGACGGATTACGGTTTGGCTCGGCCTGGTTCTGGTTCTGTTGGTGATGGTCAACAACTTGCCGAATATTCCCGGCCTGCTTGACCTTGTCCGGTCCATTCCGGGCTTCGCCGACATTCAGCAAATCAGCAAATTCGATCCGTCGGTGTTCTTTCCGATGGTCTTTTTCCTGATGATGATTATTGCGCTGACCGTTAGCTCTTTTTCGAGCTCCTGGCGCCTTGAGTCGCGTCCGAAATTCTATTTGGGGGTCTTCCTTGATACGCTGATGTTTGTCACCACCGTGGCGCTCTGTCTCGTATATTGGATCGAGCATCCCGATATCTGCCTGATCGACCAGTTGAACGGTGAACGGGCGCGGTTGATGGCGGAAAACCTGGCGCGCGCCGAGGAGTACCGGGAGTTGTTCGGCACCGACCCCGTCGCAGACATGCCGGAATGCGTGACCACACTGGGCAACTGGATTCTACCGTTTTTCCTAGTTTGCACCGCGGTTTTTTTCCTGTTCATCATCAAGATGTGGGGTTTCCCCATCGTGGTCGTGGCGCTGCTGGCCCTTGCTTATACGGTGATCACCTCGCTGATCTGGTATTTCGGCCTTTCGGACAATCCATACCTGACCACCGCCATCGGATCAGCCATTGAGGAAGAACGCAGCTATTCCACTGCGATCGCGGCGGCGCGCAATGCGATCATACTTGAATCGAACGGTGTTCTGGGCCAGTTCCTGAACATTATTGTCAACACAGTCTTCCCCTACATCGTCCTGGGTGCTCTGTTCGGTGCATCGGCGGGCGGGCAGTCGTTGATCCGGATGGCGGTGGCCGCGACATACCGACTGCGCGGCGGCAGTGCCCATGCGGCCATCGTCGGATCGGCGGCATTCGGGACAATTTCGGGCGGACCAGTGGTCAATGTGCTGGGTACAGGCACCCTGACCATTCCGATGATGCAGAAGGCAGGTTACTCTGGCCGGTTTGCTGGCGGGGTCGAAGCCGCAGCGTCAACCGGCGGCCAGATCATGCCACCGGTCATGGGGGTCGCGGCCTTTGTTCTGGCCTCGCTGTCAGGCGTTCCCTATTCCGAAGTGATCGTGGCAGCATTCCTACCCGCTGTTGCCTATTTCCTGTCCATGTTTCTGACCGTGATGTTCCAGGCCCGCAAATCCGGGATTGAGGCCATTGGAGAGCTCACCGAGGATCAGAAAATCAACCGGCAGGACTTGCTTAACCTCGTGATGATCTTTGTGCCGATCCTGATCATCCTGTTCCTGCTACTGACCGGCAAGGACGAGGTCTCCACTGGGTTTCTGGCTCGTTTGATCGGCTATGATGCAGCTTCTGGCGCGCCGATGCCTTGGATTCTCGAACTGATCCGCAACGGAGCCGGAGACCCAGACAGCACAGGATTTTGGGCGGTTGTCGTGCTGTTCGGCTTGTTGTTCCTTGACCCCGGTGTCCGGGCCGTCCCGGCCAAATTGCTGGACGCGCTGTCGCAGGCGGGGATTCTGGCCGCACGCATGTATCTGTTGCTGATCGCAGTCACGGTGATCGACATCTGCAACAACTTCACCAACTTCACAGGGCTTTTGACAATCGACGTGCTGAACTGGCTGAAAACCGCAGATGTGTTCCAAGTGTTCGGTCTGGAAGTCCATATGGGGGGGTCGGCATATCTAATGTTGGTTCTTGTGGTAGCGATGTGCGTGACCATCCTCCTGGGTATGGGGATGCCCACATTGCCCGCCTATGTGAACGTTATCTTGCTGGTCGGTCCGCTGCTGGTGGCGCTTGGGACCTCGGTGTTCACGGCGCATCTATTTGTGTTCTACTTCGCTGTCGCCTCGGCCATTACCCCGCCAGTGGCCATCGCAGCCTATGCGGCTTCAACCATTTCGAAGTCCGAGCCCATGGCCACCGGCATCGCCGCTGTCCGCGCTGGCATTGTCGTGTTCACCATTCCCTTTGTTTTCGCTTTCTACCCTGAGATTCTACTGATTGACTATGCCCAGCTTGCCCCAGGGACGGGATCGGAGACAGGTTCAGTCTATCTCGACGGCTATGACGGAACGATCGACACCCTGTCGTTGGTGTGGTTGCTGCTGCGTCTCGTACTGGCGCTCTATCTGGTGTCCAGCGCCTTGGCAGGGTTCGAGCGGGCAAAGCTGGCGCGCTGGGAAATCTGGCTCCGTCTTGCGGTAGCTGGTGCCGTCCTATTCAAAACGCACGAGATACAGATTGCTGCTCTGATTCTCGCAGGGCTGGCACTTGCCTGGCATTGGAGGCAGGCTGGCAAGACATCGAATACCGGCCAAAACAGATGGGAGGCCCCATGA
- a CDS encoding TAXI family TRAP transporter solute-binding subunit codes for MDSAGRRGPDRHREHAAGSLCALVAGPWTLRQAGQGKGRCTGRQPATALPYHFSSFQLFAYESTGIDSWDKLEGRNVFNGPPRGGALTMARTMIQLTTGLKDGENYNGKQVAWGQADSLFMDGSVDAAVRNATFPAEFMPLYSSAGRMNIVSVPVATFESEAFQKWAKGPGQSPMIMAISEMGYGDDVSVISEDNMFRAVAATGGDTVHKDMPNDLAKALTAAFIETNSELLAKTPWAPGNRYGKIDNETMGICNAGIKLHPGALMAWEEAGFDVPDCAKP; via the coding sequence ATCGATTCAGCAGGTCGCCGAGGGCCAGACCGACATCGTGAGCACGCCGCTGGTTCTCTATGCGCTCTTGTCGCGGGGCCTTGGACCTTACGGCAAGCTGGGCAAGGAAAAGGGCGCTGCACTGGCCGCCAACCTGCGACTGCTCTACCCTACCACTTCAGCTCGTTCCAGCTATTTGCTTACGAAAGCACCGGGATCGACAGCTGGGACAAGCTGGAAGGTCGCAACGTGTTCAACGGCCCGCCCCGTGGTGGCGCGTTGACTATGGCGCGCACCATGATCCAGTTGACGACCGGGTTGAAGGATGGCGAAAACTATAATGGCAAGCAGGTTGCTTGGGGGCAGGCGGATTCGCTGTTCATGGATGGCAGTGTCGATGCGGCCGTTCGCAACGCGACCTTCCCGGCCGAATTCATGCCGCTTTATTCTTCTGCAGGCCGCATGAACATCGTCTCGGTGCCCGTGGCCACGTTCGAAAGTGAAGCGTTCCAAAAATGGGCAAAGGGCCCCGGTCAATCTCCGATGATCATGGCGATCTCGGAGATGGGTTATGGCGACGATGTGAGTGTCATCTCGGAAGACAATATGTTCCGGGCTGTTGCGGCAACCGGTGGCGACACCGTCCACAAGGACATGCCCAACGATCTGGCAAAGGCGCTAACGGCGGCCTTTATCGAAACCAATTCCGAACTGCTGGCCAAAACGCCGTGGGCGCCGGGCAACCGCTATGGCAAAATCGACAACGAAACCATGGGCATTTGCAATGCCGGAATCAAACTGCACCCCGGTGCGCTCATGGCCTGGGAAGAAGCCGGTTTCGACGTGCCGGATTGCGCCAAGCCGTGA
- a CDS encoding MBL fold metallo-hydrolase codes for MKITILGSGAALLDPDRGHTSIAVQIREKTYLLDMGTGATRKMIESAIHPLSVEAIFLTHLHFDHTADLPVFVIGSWMADRQGAIPIYGPPGTSESVAHLFEDGAFDTDIKARAKYPQRQGNLEVLRPDVHTIKPGVIFVDDRLKVTAMPVDHIPPETCECYGLKLESEGKTLVFSSDTTALPEMVDFAKDADVLIHEATFHEAAIEFRSKNGIGTFSHTSPRELGRIARDAGVKFLVPTHIGHWDSTNPIVRNLASKHMPVEVMGPDQLDKVVENIREAYGGPVQIAKDLLTIHV; via the coding sequence TTGAAAATTACGATACTTGGCAGCGGCGCAGCACTACTTGATCCGGATCGGGGGCATACGTCGATTGCCGTTCAGATCCGGGAAAAGACCTACCTGCTGGACATGGGGACGGGTGCGACCCGGAAGATGATCGAGAGCGCCATCCACCCGCTGTCGGTCGAGGCCATCTTTCTGACCCATCTGCATTTCGACCATACGGCGGACCTACCGGTTTTTGTGATCGGGTCCTGGATGGCTGATCGTCAAGGAGCGATCCCGATCTACGGCCCCCCGGGGACGTCGGAGTCGGTTGCACACCTGTTCGAAGATGGCGCATTTGACACCGATATCAAAGCGCGGGCGAAATACCCGCAGCGGCAGGGCAATCTGGAAGTGCTGCGCCCGGATGTCCACACGATCAAACCCGGCGTGATCTTTGTGGACGACCGGCTGAAGGTCACCGCGATGCCGGTAGACCACATTCCGCCCGAGACTTGCGAATGCTATGGGTTGAAGCTGGAAAGCGAAGGCAAGACCTTGGTGTTCAGCAGCGACACGACCGCGTTACCGGAAATGGTGGATTTTGCCAAAGATGCCGATGTGTTGATCCACGAGGCGACGTTCCACGAAGCCGCCATCGAATTCCGTTCCAAGAACGGCATCGGCACCTTTTCCCATACCAGCCCACGCGAATTGGGCCGGATCGCCCGGGATGCCGGGGTCAAATTCTTGGTCCCAACGCATATCGGCCATTGGGACAGCACCAATCCGATAGTGCGAAATCTGGCATCCAAACATATGCCGGTAGAGGTCATGGGGCCGGACCAGCTAGACAAGGTCGTGGAAAACATTCGCGAGGCCTATGGCGGGCCGGTGCAGATCGCAAAGGATCTGCTGACGATCCATGTGTGA
- a CDS encoding MarR family transcriptional regulator codes for MTTWRQYLEDPEQFEGAFRLFDFPMHYFAAIQKRNQVNLGRKLEMIGLTPLDWRILAALRENGSMAINDLAEITVFDRFKVSRGGQ; via the coding sequence GTGACGACTTGGAGGCAATATCTGGAGGATCCAGAACAGTTCGAAGGCGCATTCCGCCTGTTCGATTTTCCAATGCACTACTTTGCAGCCATCCAGAAACGTAATCAGGTCAATCTCGGGCGCAAACTAGAAATGATCGGGCTGACACCGCTGGACTGGCGCATCCTCGCCGCACTGCGGGAAAACGGCTCCATGGCAATCAATGATCTTGCAGAAATAACCGTGTTCGACCGCTTCAAGGTCAGCCGGGGGGGCCAATGA
- a CDS encoding MarR family winged helix-turn-helix transcriptional regulator, which yields MPDPSARDGRKRRLILSESGQKKYKEAFTLVAQVYLANFEGLSDDEFEQLMRLVRRIRDNVFHVEKY from the coding sequence GTGCCAGATCCAAGCGCCCGCGATGGCCGTAAACGGCGCTTGATCCTGTCCGAGAGCGGGCAGAAGAAATATAAAGAGGCATTTACCCTTGTCGCTCAAGTCTATCTGGCGAATTTCGAGGGGCTTTCAGACGATGAGTTTGAACAATTGATGCGACTTGTCAGGCGGATCAGAGACAATGTCTTTCACGTTGAGAAATACTAG
- a CDS encoding maleate cis-trans isomerase family protein — MEREIPAMLRARETILPERFSFHSSRMRMKKVTPEELAAMDRDSDRCALELSDADVDVMGYACLVAIMSMGKGYHRESQKRLHEVTVENGHPAPVVSSAGALVDGLHLMGAKRISIVAPYMKPLTQMVADYIEAEGVEVSDYVALEIPDNLEVAAQDPLNLLDIYKRVNLKNIDALVLSACVQMPSLAAIQKVEDECGIPVLSAAVATTHQMLKALGLEARVPDAGTLLSGKFA; from the coding sequence ATGGAGCGCGAGATCCCCGCGATGCTGCGCGCCCGCGAAACCATCCTGCCGGAACGCTTCTCGTTCCATTCCAGCCGGATGCGGATGAAGAAGGTCACCCCCGAGGAACTGGCCGCGATGGACCGCGACAGCGACCGTTGCGCGCTGGAACTCAGCGATGCCGATGTCGATGTGATGGGCTACGCCTGCCTGGTGGCGATCATGTCGATGGGCAAGGGCTACCACCGCGAAAGCCAGAAGCGCCTGCATGAGGTCACGGTGGAAAACGGCCATCCGGCCCCGGTGGTTTCCTCGGCCGGCGCGCTGGTCGACGGGCTGCACCTGATGGGTGCGAAACGCATCTCCATCGTCGCGCCCTACATGAAACCGCTGACCCAGATGGTTGCCGATTACATCGAGGCCGAGGGCGTCGAGGTCAGCGATTACGTGGCGCTGGAGATCCCCGACAATCTGGAAGTGGCCGCGCAGGATCCGCTGAACCTGCTGGATATCTACAAGCGCGTGAACCTCAAGAACATCGACGCGCTGGTGCTCTCGGCCTGCGTTCAGATGCCCTCGCTGGCGGCGATCCAGAAAGTCGAGGACGAATGCGGCATCCCGGTGCTCTCGGCCGCGGTCGCGACCACGCACCAGATGCTCAAGGCGCTCGGCCTCGAAGCCCGCGTGCCGGATGCCGGAACGCTGCTGTCAGGAAAATTTGCCTGA
- a CDS encoding fumarylacetoacetate hydrolase family protein, with product MKLVTYRSSAASEGRLGAIHDGLIIDVEALGTVVGEDFPATMLDLIDQGPDALAALARAIAETDGSRPAGISLAQENARLLAPIPRPRKNIFGIGLNYVEHVAESAKSLDTSADLPDKPVVFSKPPTSVIADGEPIQHNAAMTQMLDWEVELGVIIGKRATRIAKDDAMSHVFGYTVINDISARDNRRAGQWIFSKGQDSYCPMGPAIVTADEVADPHDLTLWLKKNGEEKQRSNTKHLLFDIPTLIADISSGITLEPGDIIATGTPAGVGAGRDPQEWMWPGDVIECGVDGIGVLRNPVIKIGD from the coding sequence ATGAAACTTGTTACTTATCGCAGCTCCGCGGCGAGCGAAGGCCGTCTCGGCGCCATCCACGACGGGCTGATCATTGACGTCGAAGCTCTCGGAACCGTCGTCGGCGAGGATTTCCCCGCCACCATGCTGGACCTGATCGACCAAGGGCCGGACGCCCTTGCCGCCCTGGCACGGGCAATCGCCGAAACCGACGGCAGCCGCCCGGCCGGCATCTCGCTGGCGCAGGAAAACGCCCGCCTGCTGGCGCCGATTCCGCGGCCGCGCAAGAACATCTTTGGCATCGGCCTGAACTATGTCGAACATGTAGCGGAATCGGCGAAATCGCTGGATACCTCGGCCGATCTGCCGGACAAGCCGGTGGTGTTCTCCAAGCCGCCGACCTCGGTGATCGCCGACGGCGAACCGATCCAGCACAATGCCGCCATGACCCAGATGCTCGACTGGGAGGTCGAACTGGGTGTGATCATCGGCAAGCGCGCCACGAGGATCGCCAAGGACGACGCGATGAGCCATGTCTTCGGCTACACGGTGATCAACGACATCTCGGCCCGCGACAACCGCCGCGCCGGCCAGTGGATCTTCTCCAAGGGCCAGGACAGCTATTGCCCGATGGGCCCGGCAATCGTCACCGCCGACGAGGTGGCCGATCCGCATGACCTCACTCTTTGGCTGAAGAAGAACGGCGAAGAGAAGCAGCGCTCCAACACCAAGCACCTGCTGTTCGACATCCCGACGCTGATCGCCGACATTTCCTCGGGCATCACCCTGGAGCCCGGAGACATCATCGCCACCGGAACCCCGGCCGGCGTCGGCGCCGGCCGGGACCCACAGGAATGGATGTGGCCCGGCGACGTGATCGAATGCGGTGTCGACGGAATTGGCGTTCTGCGCAATCCCGTCATCAAGATCGGGGACTGA
- a CDS encoding cupin domain-containing protein, whose product MTTVDERDNQMGRARVKDNPELEAFYEDLAKIDTGALWTVANDIEPWEPTPASAPVLWKWDEIRPQVLRAIDLVRPEDAGRRVVYLRNPKRRDVSAACGWLFSGIQTMKAGERAGAHKHAASALRFIMEGTGAYTIVDGHKMSLGARDFVLTPNGTWHEHGIEEDGSTCLWQDGLDIPLTNALEANFYTVHENDYQTTSLPLDDSPATYGHPALMPELDRWDKPYSPLLKFRWDQTYEALQSYAKVTDGSPYDGVIMRYINPKTGADPMLTMGANMQLLRPSEHTKAHRHTGNVIYQVAKGEGYSVINGKRFDWKEKDIFCVPPWMWHEHCNTQAGEDACLFSFHDLPTMRKLGFYAEQALEDNDGHQIVES is encoded by the coding sequence ATGACCACTGTTGACGAACGAGACAACCAGATGGGCCGCGCCCGGGTCAAGGACAACCCGGAGCTGGAAGCCTTCTACGAGGATCTGGCCAAGATCGACACCGGCGCGCTCTGGACCGTGGCCAACGACATCGAACCCTGGGAGCCGACCCCGGCTTCGGCACCGGTGCTTTGGAAATGGGATGAGATCCGGCCGCAGGTGCTGCGCGCCATCGACCTGGTCCGCCCCGAGGATGCGGGCCGCCGGGTGGTCTACCTGCGCAACCCCAAGCGCCGCGACGTCAGCGCCGCCTGCGGCTGGCTGTTCTCGGGCATCCAGACCATGAAGGCCGGCGAGCGGGCCGGCGCGCATAAGCACGCGGCCTCCGCGCTGCGCTTCATCATGGAGGGAACCGGCGCCTACACGATTGTCGACGGCCACAAGATGAGCCTCGGGGCGCGCGACTTCGTGCTGACGCCGAACGGGACTTGGCACGAGCACGGCATCGAGGAAGACGGCTCGACCTGCCTGTGGCAGGACGGTCTCGACATCCCGCTGACCAACGCGCTCGAGGCCAATTTCTATACCGTCCACGAGAACGACTACCAGACCACCAGCCTGCCACTGGACGACAGCCCGGCAACCTATGGCCACCCGGCGCTGATGCCCGAGCTGGACCGCTGGGACAAACCCTATTCGCCGCTGCTCAAGTTCCGCTGGGACCAGACCTACGAGGCATTGCAGAGCTACGCCAAGGTCACCGACGGCTCGCCCTATGACGGCGTGATCATGCGCTATATCAACCCCAAGACCGGCGCCGATCCGATGCTGACCATGGGCGCCAACATGCAGCTGCTGCGCCCCTCTGAACACACCAAGGCGCACCGCCACACCGGCAACGTGATCTATCAGGTGGCCAAGGGCGAAGGCTATTCGGTGATCAACGGCAAGCGGTTCGACTGGAAGGAAAAAGATATCTTCTGCGTGCCGCCCTGGATGTGGCACGAGCATTGCAACACGCAAGCCGGCGAGGACGCCTGCCTGTTCTCGTTCCACGACCTGCCGACCATGCGCAAACTGGGCTTCTATGCCGAGCAGGCGCTCGAAGACAACGACGGTCATCAGATCGTCGAAAGCTAA
- a CDS encoding carbon-nitrogen hydrolase family protein, giving the protein MNPDTFLGTFTAAAVQSSPVFLDAFATAQKAAGLIAEAAGNGAQLVVFPEVYIPGYPYWSWITDPVTGSAWFEKLVRASVFLPGPEIDIVCKAAASHGVHVVIGVNERSPVSLGTLYNTLVFIGPDGTILGKHRKLVPTWAEKLTWTGGDGSSLRVHDTAIGPLGGLACGENTNTLARFSLLAQGELVHAASYIALPVAPPDYDMADAIKLRGMSHSFEGKVFTVISTSTVSEEIITAMEEIRPDARTLLERKSGAYSGIIGPDGREVTEGLIDAEGIVYGEIDLARCIQPKQMHDITGHYNRFDVFALHLNNAPQAPLTLSAAPRPSANAPEPETGAQAADTSNGSDKAWRTT; this is encoded by the coding sequence ATGAACCCCGATACCTTTCTCGGCACATTCACCGCTGCGGCGGTGCAGTCTTCACCGGTGTTTCTGGATGCCTTCGCAACGGCGCAAAAGGCTGCCGGGCTGATTGCCGAGGCAGCAGGCAACGGGGCGCAGCTCGTGGTGTTCCCCGAGGTCTACATCCCCGGCTACCCCTATTGGAGCTGGATCACCGATCCGGTGACCGGCAGCGCCTGGTTCGAGAAGCTGGTGCGCGCCTCGGTGTTCCTGCCGGGGCCGGAAATCGACATCGTCTGCAAGGCCGCGGCGAGCCACGGCGTGCATGTGGTGATCGGGGTGAACGAACGCAGCCCGGTGTCCCTGGGCACGCTGTACAACACGTTGGTGTTCATCGGCCCTGACGGGACGATCCTCGGCAAGCACCGCAAGCTGGTGCCGACCTGGGCGGAAAAGCTGACCTGGACCGGCGGCGACGGATCGAGCCTGCGTGTCCATGACACCGCGATCGGGCCGCTGGGCGGGCTGGCCTGCGGCGAGAACACCAATACGCTGGCGCGGTTCTCGCTGCTGGCGCAGGGCGAGCTGGTGCATGCCGCCAGCTACATCGCGCTGCCGGTGGCGCCGCCCGATTACGACATGGCCGATGCGATCAAACTGCGTGGCATGTCGCACAGTTTCGAGGGCAAGGTGTTCACCGTGATCTCCACCTCGACGGTATCCGAGGAGATCATCACTGCGATGGAGGAAATCCGCCCCGATGCGCGCACCCTTCTGGAGCGCAAATCCGGCGCCTATTCGGGGATCATTGGCCCGGACGGCCGGGAGGTGACCGAAGGGCTGATCGACGCCGAAGGCATCGTCTATGGCGAGATCGACCTGGCGCGCTGCATCCAGCCCAAGCAGATGCATGACATCACCGGCCATTACAACCGCTTCGATGTCTTCGCGCTGCATCTCAACAATGCGCCGCAAGCGCCGCTGACGCTTTCCGCTGCCCCGCGTCCATCGGCCAACGCACCGGAGCCGGAGACCGGCGCGCAGGCGGCCGACACTTCAAACGGATCTGATAAAGCCTGGAGGACGACATGA
- a CDS encoding LysR substrate-binding domain-containing protein, which produces MDIRKSASWTRRLKLRHLEIFSSLVVAGNQSAAADKLNMTQPALSKWLRELEQDIGAQLFVRGKTLRLTSLGAEFLLFAEHVLGEAENVSEVLQDMRAGRAGRVRIGVLHAVVSDLVPTAILKFRESAPKVRITVVENTLVPLLDALLRRELDVIIGRIQGAVLEGVNAEVLYDEQVVAVVRASHPLRLSARPSWAAAGKFPWLVAPPGTPMRTRMESEFVNAGVPFPDELLESRSVIVNETLLRNADMITLMSKNVARYYTQHGVLTELGLPMTGGLGPMGMYLADEKPRPAVGRFAEIVREIAQQYASK; this is translated from the coding sequence ATGGATATACGAAAATCCGCCTCCTGGACCCGCAGGCTGAAGCTGCGCCATCTCGAAATCTTCTCTAGCCTCGTGGTTGCGGGCAACCAGTCGGCAGCGGCCGACAAGCTGAACATGACCCAGCCGGCCCTGTCCAAATGGCTGCGCGAGCTGGAGCAGGACATTGGCGCGCAGCTCTTTGTGCGTGGCAAGACGCTGCGCCTCACCTCCTTGGGCGCCGAATTCCTGTTGTTTGCCGAACATGTGCTGGGCGAGGCGGAAAATGTCTCGGAAGTGCTGCAGGACATGCGCGCCGGGCGGGCCGGGCGGGTGCGGATCGGCGTGCTGCATGCGGTGGTGTCGGATTTGGTGCCGACGGCAATCCTGAAATTCCGCGAGAGCGCGCCCAAGGTGCGGATCACCGTGGTCGAGAATACCCTTGTACCCCTGCTTGATGCGCTGTTGCGGCGCGAGCTGGACGTGATCATCGGCCGTATTCAAGGAGCGGTACTGGAAGGGGTTAATGCCGAGGTTCTCTATGACGAGCAGGTGGTGGCCGTGGTGCGGGCCAGCCACCCGCTTCGCTTGTCGGCGCGGCCGAGCTGGGCGGCCGCCGGCAAGTTTCCCTGGCTGGTGGCGCCGCCGGGCACGCCGATGCGCACCCGGATGGAATCCGAGTTCGTCAATGCCGGGGTGCCGTTTCCCGACGAACTGCTGGAATCGCGATCGGTGATCGTGAACGAGACCCTGCTGCGCAATGCCGACATGATCACCCTGATGTCAAAAAACGTCGCGCGCTACTACACCCAGCATGGCGTGCTGACCGAGCTGGGCCTGCCGATGACCGGCGGGCTGGGCCCGATGGGGATGTATCTGGCCGATGAGAAACCGCGCCCCGCGGTGGGACGCTTTGCCGAGATCGTCCGCGAAATCGCCCAGCAATACGCGTCAAAATAA